The following is a genomic window from Chaetodon trifascialis isolate fChaTrf1 chromosome 13, fChaTrf1.hap1, whole genome shotgun sequence.
GTGTGACGTCTCAGTCTGAGCAGGCGCAAACTATCATCACCACCACAGAGTGGGTTTGTTGTGATGAAGATCTGAAGAATTGTAACTTTAAAGAAAGCAGCGAGCATCACTGATGTCAGCAGCCTGCAgtctggacaggaagtggacctGCGTAGTTCAGCAGtttgacaggaaaaacaaagaagaaaagatcaAATCCACCAAACAGGCAGAGATTctgtgaaatgaagtgaaatcatAAAAACAAGTCTGTTAAAATAAGCTCATTAAAATAAAGGCTAGTTTATAGTATCGACTTTAGCTCCGCCTGCCACATGCTTAACCCACCCACCTAGCCCGACTCTGACCACCCCCAGACTCCGTCCCCTCTCCTGCTGCCgggatcagctgatgaaatgcattttcactCTCAATGAATCTAAAAATTATTTTCTCCTCAGATGAGAAAAATCAAGTTGATGTCTTCAAACTTCTCCTTTCatccaatgaaaagaccaaaacgcAAATGACTGATTTTCTATCTCGTAAGCTCAGAATAAAGAAGTTctgaagagggaaaaacaatttcaataaccaatcagttatcaaaacatgattattattattattatatttaataaTATGTTGGTTTCTGTTAAAATAATCAATTTGGCTCTAAAAAGCTCAACTTGAGCTGTCGTCATGACGACAGTGATGTGGTTTCCGAAAGTTTAAGAATGAATGTCCATCAGCAGTTTGGAGATGCAAGGTTTTCTCACAGACGGCCACTTGAGTGTACTGATCCTGAttggaggagagcagcaggcagcagtgcaGTGTGGTGATGTCACAGGAAGAAGGCGGCGGCAATGGTTAGATTGTTGTGATCGTGTGCGCTGATCAGCAATAAAGTGACtgccagaggagagaggaagaaacatcCATCATCGTTGTTGTCGTCGTCGTCACATCTGGAAGGAAAACAGagtgaaacacattttatttacctTGATAATGATGACTGACGCCCCAGAAACTGCACCTGTGCTCAGGTGAGTCGCCTTTTAAACTCTGCAGGCAAACACTCCTTCCCAACATCCTCCTTGTTTCCAGAGAGCACCTTGAATGCACCACAGCTCCATGTTAGCAACAtgtggacagacacacatgatgctatgctaacattagcatggtggacattaccaagaacctctcagagctgaacctaaagctccagcagcttctctccGCTTTCGAATGTGAATCACGTGAAGTGAAATTAAGGAAACGCTGAGCAAGTTCCTACTCGGCAAGAACAAAAGcagctgtgacatctgaatgtgctgcgtgtgaaaactccttcaggcgttTGGTGAGAGCTTTCAGGCCATGCAGAGTCAGCAAACATCTGCTGTTTAACGAGGAACCCGATGATGTGTCTGACAACCTACAGCATGAAATCACTGAGGTGCAAAGCAACAAAAACTAACCCAAACCTgaacaatcatcatcatcatcatcatcatcattatcatcttcATCATAACGACTACTTAGTTTGAACATAGCATGTAGCATGTTTTGAAAACCCTTGAGAGGATCAGATTCAGCGTCTCTggacacacagagctgctgccagcGTTAGCATTAGCGGGACTGAAAACACAGGTGATGGACTGTAACTGTTGTTGGTCAGTGAGTCAATCAAGTGCTGATGTGAACTTACCTGTTCAGGAGCCTTATGcagccatttttctttgtctccgCCAACTTTCATACAGGAGAACAGGTCACACACAGTGGGCAGCGCCAGGCGCTCCtaagcacagacagcaggaagtgaacagtCAGGTCCacaataatgtgaaaataaactCAAGCATCGAAGtcgatgacatcacagtgaagtCAGTGACATCACAACAATAAACAGGATGACGGTCAGTTCATGACAAGCTGTTAagaaactttcattttgttcgaaaacacaaacacacgcagctgTAATCTGATCTCCTCTGTACTGGTGTGTATTGGTGTGTTCTGGTCTGTACTGGTCTCATGGTCCTGTTACCTGAGCCtgactcctcttcttcagcagcCATTTGTCgtcctctgctgctgggggGGGCTGACCTCCTGACCCTGGAGAACAGAGGGACGTCTGTCCTTGAAGCACCCAGAGCTTGGGGTCCAGAGGGTGCTggaatggagaggaggaggaggaggaagaggaggaggaggaggaggaggaggaggaggagggggagaaggaaggCTTGAACTGGGAGCTATGCTCCTCCCTGCTGGCCTTCTCCTCCCCAGGAGCCATCCAGCtcgagagggaggaggtgatggCCTGCAGAGgagtcctgcaggaggaggaggaggaggagttggtGGGGTGGAGCCAGGCCTCCAGAATGGCCTGAAcctgaggagagaaaagacgCGTTTTGAAAAACCTTTACGAAAAAGatgtcacattttcttcttctgtggtaaTTTGACCATGTGAAACCACATCAGACACTCTGATTAACAAAGAGAGAACAGATGGAGGTTAACAACTGttaactgattaaaaaaagtcaCCTTCTGTTCCTGCTCCCTCAGGTGCATGGTGGGCGGGGCGTTCTTTGCAGCAGGTGGGGCATTTTTAGCAGTGGGCGGGGCCACAGGGACTCCATTTTTGTCTCGTCCGTCCTGTTTGAGCAGCCAGAGGCTCAGAGCTTCCTTCCCACAGTTCTCGTCACAGACACAGTCGGCGTAAGTGGAGCACACCTCGTTGGCCTTGCAGTTCTGCTGCACCGGCGCCACCTGCTGCAGCCACGCCTCCAGGGCTGCTTTCACCGGGGCCACTGGAGTGATCGGGGAGGCGGGGCTGGAGGCGGGCGGGGTCTTCAGGCACTTGAGCTGGCCCAGGTTCTCGATCTCCAAGGCCTTGGTGGtctggcagcaggaggagcagtcagCAGAGGGGCGGGTCGACCCCACCAGCCAATCACTGGACGACCAGCCGTCCTGGAACGGCTTCAACACCTGCCGCCACCGCTCAGCATCTGACAtggtctccatggcaacagtggGTGGGGTGATGAGCCAGTcgttcagctcctcttcctcagaagAGATGGCGAACTCTGATTCGTCGATCTTCTCgatggagaaggaggagctgcagctgctgttggttCTCTCCCTGTTGACAGGGGTCTGGTCCTGAAGGAGCCACGCCTCCAGGTCCCTGAGCTGACCCCAGGCCTGCAGGAAGTCCACCGAGGTCAAGGCGGGACAGGAAgtctgacacaaacaaacaggaagtcactctGATGTGATGAGCACAGACAACGTGGAGGTTTTCTGTGGTTTCTTTTCACAGGTCAGCTGATGTTTTCCATATTTCcaataaaaactgaatcaaCATGAAGTTAAAGgcctgaaaactgaaaacatctcAATCTTATGACTTCTTCTCCTGCGTTTCAGAAGGTCAGCTGATCATTAACCAGACAGAATAAAGAATAACAATCAAACAATCAGCAAGACATTTCAGAATCGCTTCATCGTCTCAGTCACAGTCAGATCAAACGAGACGTCACTTTGTCTCACCTTGCTCTCCTTGTGTGTCACGAGCCAATCCTTAGGGTTCTTGCTGGACTGGTAACCAATGGGACAGCTGCTTGCTGGAGGAGTTCCCATCAGCCAGTCATCCAGAGCCCCGGCCTCCATcttgtgcagaaacacagagtcGTGCTACAACATAACGTAACATTTCATGCTACGATGGTTATCACAGTGAACGTTAGGCTGATAAAGTTCCGTCTGAGATCGAGTCAAACTAGCAAACTGTATGATTGAACAACTCATCAGAAGTTCACGACACACAGCTCAGTTTCTCGAGGCGTGAAGACGTTTAACCTTCCGCTCGCTCTGTGACTGTTATGATCCGGTGCCCAAAAACTAGCTGCGCTTCAGCAGCTGATGTTAGTGTAGCATGCTCAGGCAGCCACAGactggtgctgctgtgtctgaccaCAAAACGTCTCTTTGCTGTAGAGAATCAGTTGGATTTTATAAGTATATCAGACggttcagccaatcagaagccgtTTATGAAAGTGTGACGTGATGAATCTGTCGTACAGCAGGTGACAGGAGAAACACAAGATGAAGCCACTCAGATCAAACTGAGCACAGCATGTGATTCATGGGCTTCCCAAACGCTCTGCTCTCCACCTGCCGGCTGCACTCACCTGTGTGTTCACCTGGCCGCTGTGCTGGGCAGGGCTCTGAGAGGACACAGCCTGCACAAGCTGCAAACAGGAAGGGCAGAAAACACCTGATCAGCATCACATCCTCAACCtgcctctatgtgtgtgtgtgtgcgtgtgtgtgtgtgtgtgtgtgtgcgcgcgttaCCTGTGCGGTGATGCTACCAAACGAGGTGATGGCCTGCCTCAGAGAGCGAGTGTCGGCGTGGAAACTCATCTCAGGTGTTTCCTCTGGGGTCAGACTGAGAGAGGACAACCTGCACatacaggaagagaaaacaaacacacccagcaGTTACAACCCGGCCTGGACGCCATCTTGTTTGAACGGTGCTAACGGGCAGCCAAACTGATCATAAAGTGGTCTTTATGATTAACAACTCCTGCGCTGTCAGCTTCTGCTGTATGTGTCGTATGTGAGGAAACTGTCTGCTTCAAAAAGTGATGGAAAGGATGAACGGAAAAGGAGAACAGCTGCCAGCTCGTTGATTGGTCGCTGTAGCTTTAGCCGTGATGTTTGGAGACACTCTGTCTGCTCAGAGGTTTATTTCCCCCTCAGTTAATGTCAAACGTGTTTCTGAGCTGACGTCCACCAACAAACACAGAcgtcactgctgcagcagcttttcagcATGTCTGTGAAGACTCTGCAGCGTTTCCTCCAACTGTGACCACAGGCAGTCtgtccctgtgtctgtgtgcgtgcacgtgtgtgtgtgtgtgtgtgtgtgtgtgtgtgtgtgtgtgtgtgtgtgtgtgtagttactTCTCcatgcagctggtcagctgaTTGCTCAGGtcgttgctgctgtttgagctctgcagctgatgGCTGATCACATCAAATTGACCTcggagctgaaacacacagacagtcgGTCAACAATCAGTCGACAGACTTTCACCAGTCAGTGAACAGTCAGTTGACATCATCATCGTCAGAGGTggtcatcatcgtcgtcgtcgtcatcatcatcatcatcatcatgttgtGTTCATTGCTCCTGACATTAAAAGCTTTGATTTCTTTGGCTCAGTGAAGGTAAACAGGTAAACTTCAGACATGGAGCAGGTTGTGGTTTGGTGTCAGTGCTGAAGCTCAGGTATCGTGTCAACACTGCTGAGCAGTGACCAGTATAACCAGTAAAGAGCGATATTTACCCAGTGCAGctggtgcagctgctgctgcagagtttcGGTCTTGAGCTGTTCCAGCAGCTCGATCTGACCGAGCAGCCAAACCTCTCTGCAGCGCAGCGCCTCCTGCTGACGACTCacgcagctctgcagctccgcACGCAcctgagacacaaagacacatgcagGTGAGGCAGACAGGTGGGAGGCaaacacaggtgagacacacagacacacagtcagctttacctgaagctgcagaggaggtaCAGACAGAAGGAGCACAGATCACTAAACTGCAGCAGAACACggaagaagctgctgctgccaatGAAATGAacccatctctctctgcagccttttATAACCTGACTCCACCAGCTCCACCCCCATCACCTTTCTttatacagcacacacacacacaacatgacagAACATCTCGATGGGTCATTGAGCCTGGGTTACCACAGCGACCACAGGTGCAGGGCCAAACAATGAGAGGATGTCAGGTTTTTCTCAgatcaaccac
Proteins encoded in this region:
- the ncoa4 gene encoding nuclear receptor coactivator 4 isoform X1, yielding MTSKSRVHSKGTRMPSVEAATGGLKQCRQAQDQLEEAINGVMKAEQQLRENAREVRAELQSCVSRQQEALRCREVWLLGQIELLEQLKTETLQQQLHQLHWLRGQFDVISHQLQSSNSSNDLSNQLTSCMEKLSSLSLTPEETPEMSFHADTRSLRQAITSFGSITAQLVQAVSSQSPAQHSGQVNTQMEAGALDDWLMGTPPASSCPIGYQSSKNPKDWLVTHKESKTSCPALTSVDFLQAWGQLRDLEAWLLQDQTPVNRERTNSSCSSSFSIEKIDESEFAISSEEEELNDWLITPPTVAMETMSDAERWRQVLKPFQDGWSSSDWLVGSTRPSADCSSCCQTTKALEIENLGQLKCLKTPPASSPASPITPVAPVKAALEAWLQQVAPVQQNCKANEVCSTYADCVCDENCGKEALSLWLLKQDGRDKNGVPVAPPTAKNAPPAAKNAPPTMHLREQEQKVQAILEAWLHPTNSSSSSSCRTPLQAITSSLSSWMAPGEEKASREEHSSQFKPSFSPSSSSSSSSSSSSSSSSSPFQHPLDPKLWVLQGQTSLCSPGSGGQPPPAAEDDKWLLKKRSQAQERLALPTVCDLFSCMKVGGDKEKWLHKAPEQM
- the ncoa4 gene encoding nuclear receptor coactivator 4 isoform X2, producing the protein MRMPSVEAATGGLKQCRQAQDQLEEAINGVMKAEQQLRENAREVRAELQSCVSRQQEALRCREVWLLGQIELLEQLKTETLQQQLHQLHWLRGQFDVISHQLQSSNSSNDLSNQLTSCMEKLSSLSLTPEETPEMSFHADTRSLRQAITSFGSITAQLVQAVSSQSPAQHSGQVNTQMEAGALDDWLMGTPPASSCPIGYQSSKNPKDWLVTHKESKTSCPALTSVDFLQAWGQLRDLEAWLLQDQTPVNRERTNSSCSSSFSIEKIDESEFAISSEEEELNDWLITPPTVAMETMSDAERWRQVLKPFQDGWSSSDWLVGSTRPSADCSSCCQTTKALEIENLGQLKCLKTPPASSPASPITPVAPVKAALEAWLQQVAPVQQNCKANEVCSTYADCVCDENCGKEALSLWLLKQDGRDKNGVPVAPPTAKNAPPAAKNAPPTMHLREQEQKVQAILEAWLHPTNSSSSSSCRTPLQAITSSLSSWMAPGEEKASREEHSSQFKPSFSPSSSSSSSSSSSSSSSSSPFQHPLDPKLWVLQGQTSLCSPGSGGQPPPAAEDDKWLLKKRSQAQERLALPTVCDLFSCMKVGGDKEKWLHKAPEQM